The DNA window AGGATGCCGCCGTCAAGGGGGTTTCGGGGCTGGAACTCCAGGCGCGCCTCTACGAGATCAAGGCCGCGGTCGAGATCGACCCCCTTGAGGAAATGGTTCGCGCCTACAACGAGAAACTGATGGCCCAAGGGCCCAAGGGCTGACGGCCTACTTCCTGAAGGGCGCAAGCATCCGTTCGATCAGCGTTGGCTTTTTCGGCGCCTTGGCCTTGGGCTTGGCGGCCGGCGCTGCCTTTTTGGCCGGTCCCGCGCCGCATTCCGGATTGGCGAACGTATAGAAACAGCGGAAGGTGCCGCTGTCGCCCAGGGCATAATAGGCCACCTTCTGGATCGTCTTGTCGCGGCGGCAGCGGGCCTTGGCATCGGCTTCCGCCGCATCCTTGTCGGCGATCGAATCGCTGTATTCCAGCTTGCCTTCCTTGAGGCTCTGGCCCGGCCTGCAGATGTAGATTTCGGTTGCCATCGCCTGACCGCCTACATGCGGGGAAAGAGTAGCGAGACGGTGGTCCCGCTACCCGGTGCGCTGTCGATGGCGAGGCTCCCGCCGTGCATCTCCACCAGGGCCCGGGTAATTGCCAGCCCGAGACCGGTGCTGTCGTCGGTGGCGTTCGCGGTCGACAGCGAACGGACGAAAGGGTTGGCAAGCTTCGGCAGGTCCTCGGCCGGGATGCCGATGCCGGTATCGCGCACCCGGATGGCCTGCCACATGTCCAAACGGTCGGCGGACAGGGTCACCGACCCGCCGGACGGGGTGAACTTGATGCCGTTGGACAGCAGGTTGACGAGGCATTGCTTGACCGCGCGCCGATCCGCCGAGAGGGGCTCCGAACCCACGGGTACCGTGTTGACCAGGACGACACCCTGCTTCTCCGCCTGCTCGTAGACCAGGCGCAGGCATTCGTCGGCGATCGCGCGCGGGTCGATGGTCTCGCGGACCAGTTCCTTGCGGCCCGCCTCGATGCGCGACATGTCGAGCACGTCGTTGATCAACTGCAGAAGGTGCTGGCCGCTGTCGTAGATGTCCTTGGCGTATTGCAGGTAGCGGTCCGATCCCAGCGGTCCGAACAATTCCAGCTTCAGCATCTCGGCGAAGCCCAGGATGGCGTTCATCGGGGTGCGCAATTCGTGGCTCAGGTTGGCCAGGAATTGGGTCTTGCGCAGGCTGGCCTGCTCCGCCTTCTCCTTTTCCTGGAACAGGTCCTCGGCAAGGCGGACCAGGGCGGCCCCCTGCTTTTCCAGGCGCGAACGGGTGATGAAGATCTCGTCCATGTAGCGGCGGTAGTATTCGCCTTCCATGCGGGCGCGGATTTCTTCCTTTTTCAGCTCCGTGATGTCGCTTTGGAAGGAGACGACGCCGCCGTCCCGGGTACGGCGTTCGCTTGCCTGTATCCAGCGTCCGTCGCCCATCTGCATCTCGAAATAGCCTTCGCCCGATTCGGCCACGTGGCTGGCCATGCGGCGGGCAAGCCAAGCCTCGGGATTTTCCTCCTCCAGGCGGATCTGGCCTTGTTCAAGGGCCGCCTGCAGGAACTGGCGAAAGGAAACGCCGGCCACCAGCCGGTCGGCCACCTTGGGCACCACGCGCCGATATTCGTCGTTGCACAGCACGAGGCGATCCGCCGGGTCCCAGAGCGCGAACCCTCCCGATGTGCTGTGCAAGGCGTCGCGAATACGGTTTTCCGCCACTTTGACCCCGGTGACGTCGCTCCATAGGCAGACGGTGCCGCCTTCGCGGGTCTTGCGGGCGGTGGCGCGGAGCCAGCGGTTGTCTTTGTATTCGATCTCGCAAGGGACGGCATCGTCGTTGAACTGATCGA is part of the Magnetospirillum sp. WYHS-4 genome and encodes:
- a CDS encoding PAS-domain containing protein, whose protein sequence is MARGVDMTDGLGLGMRILESVPDAVLAVAADQEAKAPGPLRVVFANMAAGRLLGVAAADLMAATPAGTAALQRIPGLLPRLAAVLADGKPVECVECIVDSHRTLWLRLSIQPYDGGAVATLCDVSRLKEDGEVLSAAACLGEAIDTLDDGFGLFDPGGRLVICNRRFRDILGNGKEPLQPGSTIAGILRSAAEQDMFPAARGRIDQWLSEKIDQFNDDAVPCEIEYKDNRWLRATARKTREGGTVCLWSDVTGVKVAENRIRDALHSTSGGFALWDPADRLVLCNDEYRRVVPKVADRLVAGVSFRQFLQAALEQGQIRLEEENPEAWLARRMASHVAESGEGYFEMQMGDGRWIQASERRTRDGGVVSFQSDITELKKEEIRARMEGEYYRRYMDEIFITRSRLEKQGAALVRLAEDLFQEKEKAEQASLRKTQFLANLSHELRTPMNAILGFAEMLKLELFGPLGSDRYLQYAKDIYDSGQHLLQLINDVLDMSRIEAGRKELVRETIDPRAIADECLRLVYEQAEKQGVVLVNTVPVGSEPLSADRRAVKQCLVNLLSNGIKFTPSGGSVTLSADRLDMWQAIRVRDTGIGIPAEDLPKLANPFVRSLSTANATDDSTGLGLAITRALVEMHGGSLAIDSAPGSGTTVSLLFPRM